GGACACGTCGATCGATCGGGGCCGATCACCGATCCGATCGTCGTCGGCCACACCACGATGGACAGCGCGCGGGCACGGTGGTGCGGCTCGGCCGGGCGACGCCGGCGTGTGCGCGGGCATGCGGACACGAGACGATCGGCGCGCAGGCCGGCGTCTCCAGGTCTCGCTACTTGCGAGGGACGCTCAGGCGAGGGGGTCGAGCACCAGGTATCCGTCCAGACGGGAGACCTGGTCGGTGCCGGGGTCGGGGGAAGCGGGCGGCCGAGGTCGTGGGCGCGGACCTCGCCGATCCACTGGTCGTGCTGGTGTTCGTGGTTGGTCAGGGCCATCAGCAGGTGGGTGGCGACGACCGTCGGTTGGGCGGGTGCCGCGACGCGGCCGCCCGCGATGTCGCCCATCCGGGCGTGCACGCGTTCGGCCACCGTGTCGCGGAAGGCGGTGAGCCGTTCGATCGTGGGCAGCGCGCCCCGGAACGGTTCCGGCTGAGCGGAGTCCATGAGCGAGTCCGGTTCGGGGTCGGGGCCGGGTTCGGCCGCGGTGAGGTTGCGGATCATGAAGTGGGCGACGTGGGCCTGGTGGCCGAGGTGCCGGCCGATGGCGCTGGAGTTCTCGTGCGGCCTCCAGGTCCCAGTAGCGGCAGCAGACGTTCGAGGACGCCGCGGGCGTGGCCGACCAGGCCGACCTCGACGGGATGGCGCATGGCGATGCGGTCGGCGTTCAGATCGATCTGCACCCCGCGGGCCTGGCCGGGCTCCGGCCAGAACTCGTAGTAGGGGGTGGACGACCCGACGATGAGGAACCCGTCGCAGGTCTCGAGCGCCTCGTGGGAGGCGGGGACGCCGATCAGCCCCATCCCGCCGGTGGTGTACGGGCTGTCGTCCGGCACGCAGTCCTTGCCCAGCCCGGCCTTGGCGATCGGCGCGCCCAGCACCTCGGCCACCTGCTCCAGCAGGTCGCCGGCCCCGCGTGCCCCCGCCCCCGCGCAGATGGTCACCCGCTCGCAGGCGTCGAAAATCTCGGCGGCCGCGCGCACCTGTTCGTCCGGCGGGGCGACGGTGAACGGCTGCGGCGCGAGCGACAGATGTCCGGGCACGTTCTTCGCGGACGGCGTGTCCTGATCGAGGGTGAAGGATGCCGGGCGGCAGGGGCGGTGCCGGGCGTTGCAGTGGTGGTGCCGACTGCTCGAACGAGTTCAACTCGACGTCGCGTCGGCCTGGTCCTCCCGCCGCCCGCGTCTCTCATCGGCCAGGGCTGGACGTTCTGGATCTTCGCGGTCACGGGGTTCGGCTGGGTGTTCGTGGGCCGGTTCGTGCCCGGGACGGAGGGCCGCGACTTCGCGGCCCTGCAGTCCCGCGTCTGCCGCTCGTCCAGCTCGACCGGTGAGGACGGCAATGAGTAATTCCGGGCCTGGTGGGGACGCACGCGAAGTCGATGGGGTTCCGGCGTCGGGGGGCGCGGTGGGCGGACAGGGGATGGGGTGGCTGGCGCTCGAGGCGTTCGACCTCGCGCCGGTCGCGGTCGCGTTGACGATCGGGCCCGAGCACCGCCTCGTCTACACCAACCACGCCTACCGTTCGTTCGTCGGGGACCGTCCGCTCGGTGAGCCGATCGGGAACGCCTTCGGCGATCGGGTGACGCAGGATTACGGCACCTTGTTCGACCGCGTTCTGGCCACCGGCGAGACGGCCGGTGTGGTGGAGGCGCCGCTGAAACTGGCCTCCGCGGGCACGGACGAGGAGGCGCGGTACTTCTCGTTCAGCCTGTCGCGGTTCACGCACGAGCGGCCCGGGGTGCTGGTGACGGCCGTGGAGGTGACGGAGCAGGTCGCGGCGGCGCGGCGGGCGGAGCGGGCCACCGAGGAGCAGAAGCGGTCGCGGCGCCGGTTCGAAAGCCTGGTGCGGGTGAGCGCGCAGACCGTGTGGGTGGCCGACACTGCGGGCGGCATCATCGAGCCGAGCCCCGGCTGGGAGCGGCTGACCGGGCAGAGCTGGGAGGAGTACCGCGGGGACGGCTGGCTGCGGGCGCTGCATCCGGACGATCGCGAGCCGGTGGTCGAGGTGTGGGCGGAGGCTCGGCGCCTCGCCCGTCCGCTGCAGTACAGGTACCGGGTGCTCACCCGGGACGGGGTGCACCGGCACTTCGAGGTCCGTTGCGCGCCCGTGTACGAGGACGGTGTGGTGGTGGAGTGGATCGGCTCCCTCGCCGACATCGAGGAGCGGTGGCACCGGGAGCAGCGTGCGGAGCTGCTCGGCCGCGCCGCCGCGGCCGCGGCCGAGCACACCGGGTTGCAGGAGATGTTCGCCGCGCTCGCCGGGGTGCTGGTCCCCGCGCTCGCCGACGGGTGCGGGGTGCATCTGCTGGCCGATCTCGGTGATCGTCCCGCGGGCGCCCCGGTCGTCGTGCAGCGCATCGTCACCGCGGCCCGCGACGGGCTGCGGCGGGAACCGCCGTCGGGTGAGGAGCGGTACGCCCCCGGCAGCGGGTTCGCCCGGGCGCTGGAGCGGCGGCGGCCGGTGCACCGCACGTTCCCGGCGGGCCGTCCGCCGGCCGATCTGCTGCCCCGGAGCACCACCGCGTGGCTGACCGCGACGGCGGCGGGCAGCGCCGTGCTGTTGCCGGTGGTCGTCGACGGCACGGTGGCGGCGGCGGTCACCGTGGCCAGGGGCGCCGACCGCGCCCCCATGAGCCGGGAGGACATCGCGCTGCTGAGCCGGGTCTTCGAGCACACGCACGACGCGCTGAGCAGCGCCGTCCGGTTCCATCGGACGCAGCGGGTCGCGCTGGCGCTGCAGCACGGCCTGCTCGCGGACCCGCCGGAGGTCGCCGGCCTGCGGATCGCCGCGCGGTACTGCGCGAGCCCCACGGCCGCCGAGGTGGGCGGCGACTGGTACGACTCGTTCGTCCTGCCGGACGGGTCGATCGCGCTGGTGATCGGCGACGTGGCGGGGCACGACCTGGCGGCGGCGGTCGGGATGAGCCGCCTGCGCAACATGCTGCGGGTGCTGACCGCCGACCGGGCGGGCCCGCCGGGGAAGATCCTGCGGCGGCTGAACTGCGCGATGGACACGGTGGCGCCGGACGCCACGGCGACGTGCGTGCTCGCGCGCGTGCAGGAACGCGACCCCGGCCATTGGCACGTCCACTATGCCGGGGCCGGGCATCCGCCGCCGCTGCTGGCGACCGCCGACGGCCGCTGCCGCTTCCTGCAGGGCGGGACGAACCCGCTGCTGGGCTCCCCCATCGACGAGCCCTATCGGACGGCGTCGTGTTCGCTGCCGCCCGGCTCCACCCTGCTGCTCTACACCGACGGCCTGATCGAACGCCCCGACGAGCACCTCGACGTCGGGCTCGACCGGCTCTGCGCCCGTGCGTCCGCGCTACGGCGCCGTCCCCTGGACGCCTTCTGCGACGGCCTCCTGGACGATCTGCCCACCGCGGGGACGGACGACATCGCCGTGCTCGGCGCCCGCGTCGATTCCTGACCCGGACACCAGCGCGCATGGAACGTCCCGCGCCGGGCACGCCAGGAAACGCCACATTTGGGAGAGGAGAGTCCGATGAAGTTGATGGACACGCTCAAGAACAAGACGCAACGCGCCAAGGGACGTGCCAAGGAGGACGCGGGCCGCAGGTCCGGCGATCCGGACATGGAGGCGGAAGGCCGCAAGGACCGGATGGCGGGCGGCGCCAAGCAGGCCGGGGAGAAGGCGAAGGACGCCTTCCGGGAGGTCAAGCGCACCGGCGAGCGGTAACGCCGACCCACCGTCGCGGGTGGCGAACCGGCGGCGCAGGCCCTCCTACCGGAATATCGGCTCGCTCCCGAACACGCGTACCCCGCGGCGTTGGAAAACTGCCTCGCGGCGTACGCCTACGCCGCATCGCTGTCCCCCGATGCGCGCGTGGCCGTCATCGGCGAGAGCGCCGGGGCGAGCCTCGCCCTTGCGCCACTGCTGCGGCTGAGGCGTGGCCGGAGATGACCCACGCGTGGCCGAGCATGGCCGGGCTCGTCCTCCCCGGGCGTGCGCGCGGGCCGGACGCTGTTCATGTCGGGCTTCGCGGCGCTCGACATGGAAACGCAGAAGGCGCTGTACCCGGGCGACGTCGAAGCCCAGGCCGAGGTGACGTACGGCGCCGTCCTGCGAGTGCTGGAGCACGCCGGGCTGGGCCCGGCGGACCTGCTGTCGAGCGTCGAGTTCTGCGTCGCGCCGGTGCCGCCCGATCACCGCGGGGTCGCGGCCGTCCGGCAACGGCTGCTGCGGACGCCGCCCGTCTCGACCCGGGCGGCGTGCGCGGCGCTGCTCCGTCCCGAGTTCCTCCTCGAGGTGTTCCCCACCGCCCTGTATCCCGCCGAGGAGTGTTCATGACGTTGCTCACCGAGGAGATCCGCGCGCTCGTCGGCCGCAGGAAGGTGTACCGGGCGCCGGAGCCGCTGGGCGCCGCGGCGGGCCGTTACTTCGCGCTCGCGGTCGGCGACCGCAACCCCCTCTACACCGACGCGGAGTACGCGCGGGCGAACGGGCTGGCCGGCGTGACCGCGCCGCCCACGCTCGTCCGCGAGACCAACCAGTACGCGGACCTGCCGATCGGGCCGGACGGCGACGCGGGCCACGACTGGGGCATCGAGATCCCCGGCACCCGCAGGGTGCGCGGAGGGAACGCGTACGTGTTTTACCGCCGCGTCCGTCCGGACGACGTCGTCACCGCGACCTGGGAGATCACGGACGCGACCGCCAAGACGACCCGGTCGGGCGCGGAGATGCTCGTCGTCACCTCGCGGGCGACCTATACCCGGCAGGACGGCGCGACGCTCGCCGAGAACGAGGAGACGATCATCTTCGTGGAACTGGAGGCGTCCCGATGACGCACCGGCCCGGGGACGCCGTGCCCCCGCTGGAGCGCGCGATCGGGCTCCCCGACATGATCGCCTACGCCGGGGCCACCTGGGACTGGTACCGGCTGCACTACGACCCGGAGTTCGCCCGGGCGGCGAGACTGCCGGGGCCCGTCGTGGACGGCCAGGTGTTCGGCGCGCTGCTGGTCGAGCAGATCCAGGACTGGCTGGGCCCCCGCTGCTTCGTCCACCGGCTCGGCTCCACCTTCAAGGCGCCGGTCTTCGCGGGCGAGACCGTCCGCTGCGAGGGGACGGTCGCCGCGGCGCGCGACGGATTCCTCGACCTGGACCTGCGGGTGGTCGTGCCCGGCGGGGACGGCGCGGCCGGCCGCGTCGCCGTGGCGCCCGCCCGCGCCCGCGTCCTGCTCGGCACGGCGGACGGCCCCGGCGCGGCGGAGCGCCGATGAGCACGGGCGTCGCGATCGTCGGGGCCGCCGAATCCGATCTCGGCGTGACGAACCGCTCGGCGCTGGGACTCCATGCGCAGGCGGTCAAGCGCGCGCTGGACGACGCGGGCCTCACCCTCCGCGACGTCGACGGGATCGCCACGACCGGCGTGTCGCGGTTCTCCGCGACCCAGCTCGCGGCTACTTCGGCATCGAGCCCCGCTGGACCGACTCGACGTACGCGGGCGGCGCGGCGTTCGAAATGTTCGTCGCGCGCGCCGTCCAGGCCGTCGGGGCGGGGCAGGCCGCGACCGTCGTGATCAGCTTCGCGTCCGACCAGCGGTCGGCGCGGTCCCGCTCGCTCGGCGGCGCGGTGGACGACGGAACGCCCGAAACGCAGTTCGAGCACCCGTACGGGCCGCTGTACCCGATCTCGTACTACGCGATGGCCGCGCAACGGTACCTGCACCGGTACGGCGGGTCGCGGGAGGCGCTCGCCGAGGTGGCGGTGGCGGCGCGGGAGTGGGCGCGGCTGAGTACCGTTTCGCCGCGGGTCCGCTGACCGCGGCGGACGTCACGGCCGCGCCGATGATCTCCAGCCCGCTCACCGCGCTGGACTGCT
The nucleotide sequence above comes from Actinomadura algeriensis. Encoded proteins:
- a CDS encoding SpoIIE family protein phosphatase, giving the protein MGGQGMGWLALEAFDLAPVAVALTIGPEHRLVYTNHAYRSFVGDRPLGEPIGNAFGDRVTQDYGTLFDRVLATGETAGVVEAPLKLASAGTDEEARYFSFSLSRFTHERPGVLVTAVEVTEQVAAARRAERATEEQKRSRRRFESLVRVSAQTVWVADTAGGIIEPSPGWERLTGQSWEEYRGDGWLRALHPDDREPVVEVWAEARRLARPLQYRYRVLTRDGVHRHFEVRCAPVYEDGVVVEWIGSLADIEERWHREQRAELLGRAAAAAAEHTGLQEMFAALAGVLVPALADGCGVHLLADLGDRPAGAPVVVQRIVTAARDGLRREPPSGEERYAPGSGFARALERRRPVHRTFPAGRPPADLLPRSTTAWLTATAAGSAVLLPVVVDGTVAAAVTVARGADRAPMSREDIALLSRVFEHTHDALSSAVRFHRTQRVALALQHGLLADPPEVAGLRIAARYCASPTAAEVGGDWYDSFVLPDGSIALVIGDVAGHDLAAAVGMSRLRNMLRVLTADRAGPPGKILRRLNCAMDTVAPDATATCVLARVQERDPGHWHVHYAGAGHPPPLLATADGRCRFLQGGTNPLLGSPIDEPYRTASCSLPPGSTLLLYTDGLIERPDEHLDVGLDRLCARASALRRRPLDAFCDGLLDDLPTAGTDDIAVLGARVDS
- a CDS encoding CsbD family protein; this translates as MKLMDTLKNKTQRAKGRAKEDAGRRSGDPDMEAEGRKDRMAGGAKQAGEKAKDAFREVKRTGER
- a CDS encoding RidA family protein, with product MRAGRTLFMSGFAALDMETQKALYPGDVEAQAEVTYGAVLRVLEHAGLGPADLLSSVEFCVAPVPPDHRGVAAVRQRLLRTPPVSTRAACAALLRPEFLLEVFPTALYPAEECS
- a CDS encoding FAS1-like dehydratase domain-containing protein: MTLLTEEIRALVGRRKVYRAPEPLGAAAGRYFALAVGDRNPLYTDAEYARANGLAGVTAPPTLVRETNQYADLPIGPDGDAGHDWGIEIPGTRRVRGGNAYVFYRRVRPDDVVTATWEITDATAKTTRSGAEMLVVTSRATYTRQDGATLAENEETIIFVELEASR
- a CDS encoding MaoC family dehydratase, with the translated sequence MTHRPGDAVPPLERAIGLPDMIAYAGATWDWYRLHYDPEFARAARLPGPVVDGQVFGALLVEQIQDWLGPRCFVHRLGSTFKAPVFAGETVRCEGTVAAARDGFLDLDLRVVVPGGDGAAGRVAVAPARARVLLGTADGPGAAERR